One Micromonospora sp. WMMD812 genomic window carries:
- a CDS encoding glycosyl hydrolase family 28-related protein, whose amino-acid sequence MNRSIRAALPRTRRRSTAAVAAATALVTAVGILAGAPAAATGKHGTAPAPVVTRAALDPQLVAGKGARVGFLEQEAENAVTNGEVIGPDRTAYTLPSEASGRRAVKLVPGRHVEFTLPAAANAITVRYSIPDAPSGGGITAPLDVAVNGKRVRSMTLTSEYAWLYNQYPFSNDPDADLLHPDWWITECSCVPAATSPYPTIQKPFRPSHFYDEQRLLLGRTYRAGDRIRLTAPAGSNAAWTVIDLLDSELVAPPRVRLLAANVLAFGADPTGRRDSAPAIERAIAFARRTGLDVYLPPGTFQVNRHIIVDDVTIEGAGNWYTIIKGREVTLPNPAPDGSVHTGVGFYGRDAADGGSRDVHLSGFAIEGDVRERIDTDQVNGIGGAMSDSTIDGLHIRHTKVGLWFDGPMRNVRVTNNIVVDQIADALNFHTGVTDSLVAHNFVRNTGDDGLAMWSEATANARNTFDHNTVQSPVLANGIAIYGGTDNTVSNNLVADPVREGSALQVGSRFGAEPFTGHLWITGNTTARAGTYELNWNIGLGAIWLYALDRSIDARIEVVGDAYLDSTYNAIMLVSEWSVKDLYSIDNVHFRDIRVDGTGTSVVSARTAGAASFQNVDARNVGAVGVNNCGSFHFTPAGSEFGLTDLGGNDGGWLADWQLPNTITCDDRPPVVPPPPPTRW is encoded by the coding sequence ATGAACCGAAGCATCCGCGCAGCGCTGCCGCGCACCCGACGCCGATCCACCGCGGCGGTCGCCGCCGCCACGGCGCTCGTCACCGCCGTCGGCATCCTGGCCGGGGCACCGGCCGCCGCCACCGGCAAGCACGGTACCGCGCCCGCTCCGGTGGTGACCCGGGCCGCCCTCGATCCGCAACTGGTCGCCGGCAAGGGCGCCCGGGTCGGCTTCCTGGAGCAGGAGGCGGAGAACGCGGTGACGAACGGCGAGGTCATCGGCCCGGACCGGACGGCGTACACGCTGCCGTCGGAGGCCTCCGGACGGCGTGCGGTCAAGCTGGTCCCCGGCCGGCACGTCGAGTTCACCCTGCCGGCGGCGGCCAACGCCATCACCGTGCGCTACAGCATCCCGGACGCGCCCTCCGGCGGCGGCATCACCGCGCCGCTGGACGTGGCGGTCAACGGCAAACGGGTCCGGAGCATGACGCTCACCTCGGAGTACGCCTGGCTCTACAACCAGTACCCCTTCAGCAACGACCCCGATGCCGACCTGCTGCACCCGGACTGGTGGATCACCGAGTGCTCCTGCGTCCCCGCCGCCACCTCTCCGTACCCGACCATCCAGAAGCCGTTCCGACCCAGCCACTTCTACGACGAGCAGCGCCTGCTGCTCGGCCGCACCTACCGGGCGGGCGACCGGATCCGGCTCACCGCGCCGGCCGGCAGCAACGCCGCGTGGACGGTCATCGACCTGCTCGACTCCGAGCTGGTCGCCCCGCCCCGGGTGCGGCTGCTCGCCGCGAACGTGCTGGCCTTCGGCGCCGACCCCACCGGCCGGCGGGACTCGGCCCCGGCGATCGAACGGGCCATCGCCTTCGCCCGGCGCACCGGGCTGGACGTCTACCTGCCGCCCGGCACCTTCCAGGTCAACCGGCACATCATCGTCGACGACGTGACGATCGAGGGCGCCGGCAACTGGTACACGATCATCAAGGGTCGCGAGGTCACCCTGCCGAACCCCGCGCCGGACGGCTCGGTGCACACCGGCGTCGGCTTCTACGGCCGGGACGCCGCCGACGGCGGCAGCCGCGACGTGCACCTCTCCGGCTTCGCCATCGAGGGCGACGTGCGGGAGCGGATCGACACCGACCAGGTCAACGGCATCGGCGGCGCGATGAGCGACTCCACCATCGACGGCCTGCACATCCGGCACACCAAGGTGGGCCTGTGGTTCGACGGCCCGATGCGCAACGTCCGGGTCACCAACAACATCGTCGTCGACCAGATCGCGGACGCGCTGAACTTCCACACCGGCGTGACCGACTCGCTGGTCGCGCACAACTTCGTCCGCAACACCGGGGACGACGGCCTGGCCATGTGGTCCGAGGCGACGGCGAACGCGCGCAACACCTTCGACCACAACACCGTGCAGTCGCCGGTGCTGGCCAACGGCATCGCGATCTACGGCGGCACGGACAACACCGTCTCGAACAACCTGGTCGCCGACCCGGTCCGCGAGGGCAGCGCCCTGCAGGTCGGCTCCCGCTTCGGCGCGGAGCCGTTCACCGGGCACCTGTGGATCACCGGCAACACCACGGCCCGCGCCGGCACGTACGAGCTGAACTGGAACATCGGTCTCGGCGCCATCTGGCTCTACGCGCTCGACCGCAGCATCGACGCGCGGATCGAGGTGGTGGGTGACGCGTACCTGGACAGCACCTACAACGCGATCATGCTGGTCAGCGAGTGGTCGGTGAAGGACCTCTACTCGATCGACAACGTGCACTTCCGTGACATCCGCGTCGACGGAACCGGGACGTCGGTGGTGAGCGCCCGGACCGCCGGTGCCGCGTCCTTCCAGAACGTGGACGCCCGGAACGTGGGCGCGGTCGGGGTCAACAACTGCGGGTCGTTCCACTTCACCCCGGCCGGCTCCGAGTTCGGCCTGACCGATCTCGGCGGCAACGACGGGGGCTGGCTCGCCGACTGGCAGTTGCCGAACACCATCACCTGCGACGACCGCCCACCGGTGGTGCCCCCACCACCGCCCACCCGCTGGTAG
- a CDS encoding discoidin domain-containing protein, which yields MALTRRSLIGSVAAGSALAALPDLAPTLARPAVAASPPGDVVGKITVGYQGWFSCPGDGAPIGGWWHWSRDRFQPPSPANTTIISWPDMREYAHGYTTAYPNLGNGQPAQLFSSYDQQTVDTHFRWMQEYGCDTAALQRFNPFGDEGPTRDAMAVKVRGAAERFGRKFYIMYDVTDWTAMQSQIKQDWTTKMSAHTASPAYARQNGKPVVCIWGFGFSEPSRPFAPEPCLDVVNWFKAQGCYVIGGVPTHWRRGVEDSRPGFSEVYHAFHMISPWMIWRATTLQGLDDYYTNVNIPDLADCVAHGIDYQPCVMPGDLSAGHRRHGDFYWRHLYNMIRLGSQGLYVSMFDEYNEGNQIAKTSETQATTPAGAGIRALDEDGTVCSADYYLRITADGGKMLKGQLALTPVRPTPPVVGGGPPPSGNLAAGRPATASSQNGPFAAGNAVDSDRGSYWEGTNNAFPQWWQVDLGASHAVNRLILALPTGWEARTQTLSVQGSADGATFTTLAAPAGIRFDPAAGNTATITVPATVARHVRVTVTGNTAWPAAQLAQVEVYAATGSNPSPPTAPGNLSVTGRTATSVSLAWTASTDADGIAGYQVRQGGQTVASVTGTSATVSGLTPATTYTFTVIALDTGGTPSAPSNAVTATTNPTAQTDLARGRPTAESSHTQSYGSANTVDGNPDTYWESANNAFPQWVRVDLGAPTTVGRVVLRLPPSPAWQTRTQTLSVQGSADGTSWSTLVASAGRLFDPATGNQVTLTFAATATRHVRVQVTGNTGWPAGQLSQLEVYAA from the coding sequence ATGGCGCTCACCCGCCGCTCACTGATCGGGTCCGTGGCGGCGGGGTCCGCGCTCGCCGCGCTCCCCGACCTGGCTCCCACCCTCGCCCGGCCCGCCGTCGCGGCCAGTCCGCCCGGTGACGTGGTCGGCAAGATCACCGTCGGCTACCAGGGCTGGTTCAGCTGCCCAGGCGACGGCGCACCGATCGGCGGCTGGTGGCACTGGAGCCGGGACCGGTTCCAGCCTCCGTCACCGGCCAACACCACCATCATCTCCTGGCCGGACATGCGCGAGTACGCCCACGGCTACACCACGGCCTACCCCAACCTCGGCAACGGCCAGCCCGCCCAGCTCTTCTCGTCCTACGACCAGCAGACCGTGGACACCCACTTCCGCTGGATGCAGGAGTACGGCTGCGACACCGCGGCGTTGCAGCGGTTCAACCCGTTCGGCGACGAGGGGCCGACCCGCGACGCGATGGCGGTGAAGGTCCGCGGCGCGGCCGAGCGGTTCGGGCGCAAGTTCTACATCATGTACGACGTCACCGACTGGACGGCGATGCAGTCCCAGATCAAGCAGGACTGGACGACCAAGATGTCGGCACACACCGCGTCACCGGCGTACGCCCGGCAGAACGGCAAGCCGGTGGTCTGCATCTGGGGCTTCGGGTTCAGCGAACCCAGTCGCCCGTTCGCCCCGGAGCCCTGCCTCGACGTGGTCAACTGGTTCAAGGCGCAGGGGTGCTACGTCATCGGCGGCGTCCCCACCCACTGGCGACGCGGCGTCGAGGACTCCCGGCCCGGCTTCTCCGAGGTCTACCACGCCTTCCACATGATCTCGCCGTGGATGATCTGGCGCGCCACCACGCTGCAGGGCCTGGACGACTACTACACCAACGTCAACATCCCCGACCTGGCCGACTGCGTCGCCCACGGCATCGACTACCAGCCCTGCGTCATGCCGGGCGACCTGTCGGCCGGGCACCGCCGGCACGGCGACTTCTACTGGCGGCACCTCTACAACATGATCCGTCTCGGCTCGCAGGGCCTCTACGTCTCGATGTTCGACGAGTACAACGAGGGCAACCAGATCGCGAAGACCAGCGAGACGCAGGCGACCACGCCCGCCGGCGCCGGAATCCGGGCGCTCGACGAGGACGGCACCGTCTGCTCCGCCGACTACTACCTGCGGATCACCGCCGACGGCGGCAAGATGCTCAAGGGCCAGCTCGCACTCACGCCGGTCCGGCCCACTCCCCCGGTCGTCGGTGGCGGGCCGCCGCCGAGCGGCAACCTGGCCGCCGGCCGGCCCGCCACGGCGAGCAGCCAGAACGGCCCGTTCGCGGCCGGTAACGCCGTCGACAGCGACCGGGGCAGCTACTGGGAGGGCACCAACAACGCGTTCCCGCAGTGGTGGCAGGTCGACCTCGGGGCCAGCCACGCGGTGAACCGGCTCATCCTCGCCCTGCCCACCGGTTGGGAGGCGCGTACCCAGACGCTGTCGGTGCAGGGCAGCGCCGACGGCGCCACGTTCACCACGCTGGCCGCGCCGGCCGGGATCCGTTTCGACCCGGCAGCCGGCAACACGGCCACGATCACGGTGCCGGCCACCGTCGCCCGCCACGTCCGGGTGACCGTCACCGGCAACACCGCCTGGCCCGCCGCGCAACTGGCCCAGGTCGAGGTGTACGCCGCCACCGGGAGCAACCCCTCCCCGCCGACCGCCCCGGGCAACCTGTCGGTGACCGGGCGCACCGCGACCAGCGTGTCGCTGGCCTGGACCGCCTCGACCGACGCCGACGGGATCGCCGGCTACCAGGTCCGCCAGGGCGGCCAGACGGTCGCCTCGGTCACCGGCACCTCGGCCACCGTCAGCGGACTCACCCCGGCCACCACGTACACCTTCACCGTCATCGCCCTGGACACCGGCGGCACCCCGTCCGCGCCCTCGAACGCGGTCACCGCGACCACCAACCCGACCGCCCAGACCGACCTGGCGCGGGGCCGGCCGACCGCGGAGAGCAGCCACACCCAGAGCTACGGCAGCGCAAACACCGTCGACGGCAACCCGGACACCTACTGGGAGAGCGCCAACAACGCCTTCCCGCAGTGGGTGCGGGTCGACCTCGGCGCCCCCACCACGGTCGGGCGCGTCGTGCTGCGGCTGCCCCCGTCGCCGGCCTGGCAGACCCGGACCCAGACGCTCTCGGTGCAGGGCAGCGCGGACGGCACGAGTTGGAGCACCCTCGTCGCCTCGGCGGGCCGGCTGTTCGACCCGGCGACCGGCAACCAGGTGACGCTGACCTTCGCCGCGACCGCCACCCGCCACGTGCGGGTCCAGGTCACCGGCAACACCGGCTGGCCCGCAGGCCAGCTCTCCCAGCTCGAGGTCTACGCCGCCTGA
- a CDS encoding low temperature requirement protein A, with translation MAMAAGGDAEAAASLARARGRPAFLELFFDLVYVFALISLVKTQAENLTWTGVVGTLVLLLAFTLVWAITTWAADSLDLSRPLVQVQLIAVAAASLLLAAATPQAYDGRGLLFAVTYLTIHLGSSSYYLLFDRKAPEPRRSGRIFFWYTIVAVAWVGGGLAGGPVRLALWATAVTVEYTAASLGWPVPRFGRSQPQEWRLVGERVAERYRQFVIIALGAALFVLGTRFSLNDGASHVVALVVMFTGVVLMWRIYIYRAGELLTEAIARATNPSLLTQFAAVTHLIMVAGIAGMAVTSHLVVVRPFGPTPPSWAAVILGGPALFLIGRGVLDYTVFARISRSRLVGLALLAAVAPVATRLPPVGVALLAVIVLLLIAAANLVSTRRHARTPRPPARR, from the coding sequence ATGGCGATGGCAGCGGGTGGTGACGCCGAGGCGGCGGCTTCCCTCGCGCGGGCGCGGGGCCGCCCGGCCTTCCTCGAACTCTTCTTCGACCTGGTCTACGTCTTCGCGCTGATCTCCCTCGTGAAGACGCAGGCCGAGAACCTGACCTGGACCGGTGTGGTCGGAACGCTGGTGCTGCTGCTCGCGTTCACCCTGGTCTGGGCGATCACCACGTGGGCCGCGGACAGCCTCGACCTCTCCCGGCCGCTGGTCCAGGTGCAGCTCATCGCGGTGGCGGCGGCCAGCCTGTTGCTGGCGGCCGCGACGCCCCAGGCGTACGACGGGCGGGGCTTGCTCTTCGCGGTCACCTACCTGACCATCCACCTCGGCTCGTCCAGCTACTACCTGCTGTTCGACCGGAAGGCGCCCGAGCCGCGGCGCAGCGGCCGGATCTTCTTCTGGTACACGATCGTCGCCGTCGCCTGGGTCGGCGGAGGACTGGCCGGCGGCCCCGTCCGCCTGGCGCTCTGGGCGACGGCCGTGACGGTGGAGTACACCGCCGCCTCACTCGGCTGGCCGGTGCCCCGGTTCGGGCGCTCGCAGCCGCAGGAGTGGCGGCTGGTCGGTGAGCGGGTGGCCGAGCGGTACCGGCAGTTCGTCATCATCGCGCTCGGCGCGGCGCTCTTCGTCCTCGGGACGAGGTTCAGCCTGAACGACGGGGCGAGCCACGTTGTCGCCCTGGTGGTGATGTTCACGGGCGTGGTGCTGATGTGGCGGATCTACATCTACCGCGCGGGGGAGCTGCTGACCGAAGCGATCGCCCGGGCGACGAACCCGTCGCTGCTCACCCAGTTCGCGGCGGTCACCCATCTGATCATGGTGGCCGGCATCGCCGGGATGGCGGTCACCAGCCACCTGGTCGTGGTCCGCCCGTTCGGGCCGACGCCGCCGTCGTGGGCCGCGGTGATCCTCGGTGGACCGGCGCTCTTCCTGATCGGCCGCGGGGTGCTCGACTACACGGTGTTCGCAAGGATCTCCCGGTCCCGGCTCGTCGGGCTGGCGCTGCTGGCCGCCGTGGCGCCGGTCGCGACACGCCTGCCGCCGGTCGGGGTCGCCCTGCTCGCCGTGATCGTCCTGCTGCTCATCGCCGCGGCGAACCTGGTGAGCACCCGCAGGCACGCCCGGACGCCCAGGCCACCCGCGCGCCGCTGA